One genomic region from Mesorhizobium terrae encodes:
- a CDS encoding putative 2-aminoethylphosphonate ABC transporter substrate-binding protein, giving the protein MKSRIASVLAALAATFAASTAIAETNLTVYTAIEAVDLDRYKATFEKAYPDIKINWVRDSTGVMTAKLLAEKDNPQADVVWGLAATSLLLLKSEGMLEAYAPAGVDKLDKRFVDNSNPPSWTGMDAYVAAICFNTLEAKKLGIAAPKSWKDLTKPEYKGHVVMPNPNSSGTGFLDVSAWLQMFGEKDAWAFMDGLHQNISAYTHSGSKPCKMAGAGETAIGVSFEFPGAKAKSAGAPLDIIFPEEGSGWEAEATAIVAGTAKLDAAKKLVDFSVSKEANEMYNEGYAVLAYPGIAKPVEHLPANVADHMIKNDFEWAANNRKAILAEWAKRYDAKSEPKS; this is encoded by the coding sequence ATGAAATCTCGTATTGCATCCGTGCTTGCAGCGCTTGCTGCGACCTTTGCCGCCTCGACGGCGATCGCCGAAACCAATCTGACGGTCTATACCGCGATCGAGGCCGTCGACCTCGATCGCTACAAGGCGACTTTCGAAAAGGCCTATCCGGACATCAAGATCAATTGGGTGCGTGACTCCACCGGCGTCATGACCGCCAAGCTGCTTGCCGAGAAGGACAATCCGCAGGCCGACGTCGTCTGGGGGCTGGCGGCAACGTCGCTGCTGTTGCTGAAAAGCGAAGGCATGCTGGAAGCCTATGCGCCTGCCGGCGTCGACAAACTCGACAAGCGCTTCGTCGACAACAGCAATCCACCGTCGTGGACAGGCATGGACGCCTATGTCGCCGCCATCTGCTTCAACACCCTCGAGGCGAAGAAGCTCGGCATTGCCGCGCCGAAAAGCTGGAAGGATCTGACCAAGCCCGAATACAAGGGCCATGTCGTGATGCCGAACCCGAATTCCTCGGGCACCGGTTTCCTCGACGTCTCGGCCTGGCTGCAGATGTTCGGCGAGAAGGACGCCTGGGCCTTCATGGACGGCCTGCACCAGAACATTTCCGCTTACACGCATTCAGGGTCCAAGCCGTGCAAGATGGCCGGCGCCGGCGAGACAGCTATCGGCGTTTCGTTTGAGTTCCCGGGCGCGAAGGCCAAATCCGCGGGCGCGCCGCTCGACATCATCTTCCCGGAAGAAGGTTCAGGCTGGGAGGCTGAAGCCACTGCCATCGTCGCGGGCACTGCCAAGCTCGACGCGGCCAAGAAACTGGTCGACTTCTCGGTCTCGAAAGAGGCCAATGAGATGTACAACGAAGGTTATGCCGTTCTCGCCTATCCCGGCATCGCCAAGCCGGTGGAGCATCTGCCCGCCAATGTCGCCGACCACATGATCAAGAACGACTTCGAGTGGGCGGCGAACAACCGCAAGGCGATCCTGGCGGAATGGGCAAAACGCTACGACGCGAAGTCCGAGCCGAAAAGCTGA
- a CDS encoding putative 2-aminoethylphosphonate ABC transporter ATP-binding protein, with protein sequence MKHETVTGAAAAPARFEPGAGNPARPGYLAIDQLWKTFGDFVALKGVSLEIKEGEFVCFLGPSGCGKTTLLRAVAGLDLQTRGTIRQAGRDISNLPPSRRDYGIVFQSYALFPNLTIEKNIAFGLENARRPKAEIQARVKELLALVGLSEQAKKYPAQLSGGQQQRIALARAMAVSPGLLLLDEPLSALDAKVRVHLRHEIKELQRKLGVTTIMVTHDQEEALSMADRIVVMNHGVIEQVGTPTEVYRHPSTLFVADFIGETNQFAARALGNDRLALAGTELVCAPHICAAGDEVMAVIRPVDIIPHGDGARSPGAPDPIGTPDNLVEVTVEEMEFLGSFWRCRLVSPRLGEKRLIGDFSLNAVRRLRIETSGHLQVELPQNRVLVFPKAA encoded by the coding sequence ATGAAACACGAGACCGTCACTGGAGCGGCCGCCGCTCCGGCGCGCTTTGAGCCGGGGGCAGGCAACCCTGCCAGGCCCGGTTACCTGGCGATCGACCAGCTATGGAAGACCTTTGGAGACTTCGTCGCGCTGAAAGGCGTCTCGCTGGAAATCAAGGAGGGCGAGTTCGTCTGCTTCCTCGGGCCCTCCGGTTGCGGCAAGACCACACTGCTGCGCGCCGTTGCGGGCCTCGATCTGCAGACGCGCGGAACGATCCGCCAGGCTGGCAGGGATATTTCGAACCTGCCCCCATCAAGGCGCGACTACGGCATCGTCTTCCAGTCCTATGCGCTGTTCCCGAACCTGACGATCGAGAAGAACATCGCCTTCGGCCTGGAGAATGCCCGGCGACCGAAGGCGGAGATCCAGGCGCGCGTCAAGGAACTGCTTGCCCTGGTCGGCTTGTCGGAACAGGCAAAAAAATACCCGGCCCAGCTTTCCGGCGGCCAGCAGCAGCGCATCGCGCTTGCCCGCGCCATGGCGGTATCGCCGGGCCTGCTTCTGCTCGACGAGCCCTTGTCGGCGCTCGATGCCAAGGTGCGCGTCCATCTGCGCCACGAGATCAAGGAGCTTCAACGCAAACTCGGCGTGACAACGATCATGGTCACCCATGATCAGGAGGAAGCGCTGTCGATGGCAGACCGCATCGTGGTCATGAACCACGGCGTGATCGAACAGGTGGGAACGCCGACCGAGGTTTATCGCCATCCGAGCACCCTGTTCGTGGCCGACTTCATCGGTGAAACCAACCAGTTCGCGGCGAGGGCCTTGGGAAACGACAGGCTGGCGCTCGCCGGGACCGAACTCGTCTGCGCGCCGCATATCTGTGCTGCCGGCGATGAGGTGATGGCAGTGATCCGTCCGGTCGATATCATTCCCCATGGTGATGGCGCGCGTTCGCCAGGAGCGCCAGACCCGATCGGAACGCCGGACAATCTGGTCGAGGTCACGGTCGAGGAAATGGAGTTCCTCGGCAGTTTCTGGCGTTGCCGGCTGGTCTCGCCACGTCTCGGCGAAAAGCGCCTGATCGGCGACTTCTCGCTCAATGCTGTCCGCCGGCTGCGCATCGAGACAAGCGGACATCTGCAGGTCGAACTGCCGCAGAACCGTGTGCTTGTCTTCCCGAAGGCAGCCTGA